The following are encoded together in the Triticum dicoccoides isolate Atlit2015 ecotype Zavitan chromosome 6B, WEW_v2.0, whole genome shotgun sequence genome:
- the LOC119320133 gene encoding uncharacterized protein LOC119320133 isoform X1: MLHSWRNLYPGSRSSYESLLMARNILHGQVKRVKLNRPSHLPYLSDFFCTSGHTPGDPDEQVGITKGKARAKTRKETMKGNVSAATVIENSSHRDGSIYKNSCLDVCRVKNRAETQLEPMMLSDPVDCFPDRRRCCLHFVSDMMQIFSLKLAKVPNNASSIQLYGYIAARDFLDNSLNYIVNRSRDNSFTVRQGSLIEMTGPKRGITMTCAVLVEYDMRVKNGEQEEDDLQLIDGATDFSEVTTPSVPFMNRINGDYGAVDITLARVVNAVEATIDVIISEVQGGFSLSLSSFVIVGGVRQGIELFHDIIGESCVLTKRHVIAVEMDSWMHLKLKIGQKGFKNDDLERYCRFKADIHGCARRQIMLEHASILLKVTWSALPP, from the exons ATGCTCCACTCATGGCGGAATCTGTATCCTGGATCCCG ATCTTCTTATGAATCCTTGTTGATGGCAAGGAACATACTACATGGCCAAGTAAAACGGGTTAAGCTGAATCGGCCCAGCCACCTTCCTTATCTCAGCGATTTTTTCTGCACCTCTGGTCATACTCCGGGCGATCCGGACGAACAAGTTGGTATCACCAAAGGGAAAGCTAGAGCAAAAACGAGGAAGGAAACCATGAAAGGAAATGTATCAGCGGCCACTGTAATTGAAAATAGTAGCCATCGCGACGGGTCTATATACAAGAACTCTTGTCTCGACGTATGTCGTGTTAAAAACCGTGCTGAGA CACAATTGGAGCCAATGATGTTATCAGATCCTGTTGATTGCTTTCCTGATCGGAGAAGGTGTTGTCTTCATTTtgtatctgacatgatgcaaatttTCTCACTAAAATTGGCTAAAGTTCCCAACAACGCAAGTTCGATACAATTATATGGATATATAGCAGCACGGGATTTTCTGGACAACTCACTTAATTACATTGTCAATCGTAGCAGGGACAATTCCTTTACGGTGCGACAG GGTTCTCTCATTGAGATGACTGGCCCTAAGAGGGGCATCACAATGACCTGTGCTGTTCTAGTTGAGTATGACATGAGGGTCAAGAACGGAGAGCAAGAAGAAGATGATCTACAATTAATTGATGGTGCAACAGACTTCAGTGAAGTAACCACACCTTCTGTTCCATTCATGAATCGCATTAATGGCGATTATGGTGCTGTTGACATCACTTTAGCACGCGTTGTCAATGCAGTGGAGGCGACAATAGATGTTATCATATCAGAAGTGCAGGGTGGATTCAGTTTATCTCTCAGTTCGTTTGTCATTGTCGGTGGGGTCCGTCAGGGAATTGAGCTGTTTCATGATATTATTGGTGAGTCATGTGTCCTAACAAAAAGGCATGTGATTGCCGTAGAGATGGATAGTTGGATGCATTTGAAGCTCAAAATAGGTCAGAAAGGCTTTAAAAATGATGATCTGGAACGTTATTGTCGCTTCAAAGCAGACATCCATGGATGTGCACGTCGACAAATAATGCTTGAGCATGCCTCTATCTTGCTGAAGGTGACTTGGTCGGCTCTGCCACCATAA
- the LOC119320133 gene encoding uncharacterized protein LOC119320133 isoform X2 gives MLHSWRNLYPGSRSSYESLLMARNILHGQVKRVKLNRPSHLPYLSDFFCTSGHTPGDPDEQVGITKGKARAKTRKETMKGNVSAATVIENSSHRDGSIYKNSCLDVCRVKNRAETQLEPMMLSDPVDCFPDRRRCCLHFVSDMMQIFSLKLAKVPNNASSIQLYGYIAARDFLDNSLNYIVNRSRDNSFTVRQGSLIEMTGPKRGITMTCAVLVEYDMRVKNGEQEEDDLQLIDGATDFSEWRRQ, from the exons ATGCTCCACTCATGGCGGAATCTGTATCCTGGATCCCG ATCTTCTTATGAATCCTTGTTGATGGCAAGGAACATACTACATGGCCAAGTAAAACGGGTTAAGCTGAATCGGCCCAGCCACCTTCCTTATCTCAGCGATTTTTTCTGCACCTCTGGTCATACTCCGGGCGATCCGGACGAACAAGTTGGTATCACCAAAGGGAAAGCTAGAGCAAAAACGAGGAAGGAAACCATGAAAGGAAATGTATCAGCGGCCACTGTAATTGAAAATAGTAGCCATCGCGACGGGTCTATATACAAGAACTCTTGTCTCGACGTATGTCGTGTTAAAAACCGTGCTGAGA CACAATTGGAGCCAATGATGTTATCAGATCCTGTTGATTGCTTTCCTGATCGGAGAAGGTGTTGTCTTCATTTtgtatctgacatgatgcaaatttTCTCACTAAAATTGGCTAAAGTTCCCAACAACGCAAGTTCGATACAATTATATGGATATATAGCAGCACGGGATTTTCTGGACAACTCACTTAATTACATTGTCAATCGTAGCAGGGACAATTCCTTTACGGTGCGACAG GGTTCTCTCATTGAGATGACTGGCCCTAAGAGGGGCATCACAATGACCTGTGCTGTTCTAGTTGAGTATGACATGAGGGTCAAGAACGGAGAGCAAGAAGAAGATGATCTACAATTAATTGATGGTGCAACAGACTTCAGTGAA TGGAGGCGACAATAG